The following are encoded together in the Juglans microcarpa x Juglans regia isolate MS1-56 chromosome 2D, Jm3101_v1.0, whole genome shotgun sequence genome:
- the LOC121248815 gene encoding ELL-associated factor 2, with protein sequence MAKSNSNEEPSTAPQPDRWYNLALGPSFKDHRHPSPKFCTLRYDFKPASIDKNQSGSLHKIMDNRVTVEFQNNQPGKPKVSFEGTCEDYKESDALLFFDGQTFRLERLHRAVKRLRHVRLPGESAAVTNLATTASVGATAESYSPPLGKRSKVVSLNNDVVHQIPAEVERTAESLDASYSPSHPNPLTSSPDSKDCELEEDIDIVNDNEDDFGTAENENLTEMEFNNGFDINLPHPADMDDEIAEVDVSDDVMDKGPNAAEALRAQVNAEAREKEETSSTNSSSGSGSGSGSRSRSGSRSGSSGGDSESSDGDSVISI encoded by the exons ATGGCAAAGAGCAACAGCAATGAGGAGCCCAGCACTGCTCCTCAGCCCGATAGGTGGTACAACCTAGCCCTAGGGCCCTCTTTCAAAGATCATCGTCATCCCTCCCCCAAGTTCTGCACTTTACGCT ATGATTTTAAACCAGCTTCAATTGATAAGAACCAATCTGGGTCCCTCCATAAAATAATGGACAACAGAGTTACGGTAGAATTTCAGAATAATCAACCTGGGAAGCCCAAAGTGAGCTTTGAGGGTACCTGTGAGGATTACAAGGAGAGTGATGCATTGTTGTTCTTTGATGGTCAGACCTTTCGGTTGGAGCGGTTGCACAGGGCAGTGAAGCGGTTGAGGCATGTTCGGCTGCCTGGTGAGTCTGCAGCTGTAACTAACTTAGCTACAACTGCTTCAGTTGGAGCAACTGCAGAATCTTATTCACCACCACTGGGCAAACGATCAAAAGTTGTGTCTTTGAACAATGACGTAGTTCATCAAATACCG GCAGAGGTTGAACGGACCGCAGAGAGCTTAG ATGCGAGCTATTCACCTTCACATCCAAATCCCTTGACTTCATCACCAGACTCCAAGGATTGTGAACTGGAGGAAGACATAGATATAGTCAATGACAACGAAGATGATTTTGGAACCGCTGAGAATGAAAATCTCACTGAAATGGAATTCAACAACGGTTTTGATATTAACTTGCCACATCCAGCAGACATGGATGATGAGATTGCTGAAGTAGATGTCAGTGATGATGTAATGGATAAAGGTCCCAATGCTGCTGAAGCCCTTAGAGCACAGGTGAATGCTGAGGCGAGAGAGAAGGAGGAGACTTCAAGCACAAACAGTAGCAGCGGGAGTGGGAGCGGGAGTGGAAGCAGAAGCAGGAGTGGGAGCAGAAGTGGTAGTAGCGGTGGTGACAGTGAAAGCAGTGATGGTGACTCGGTCATCTCTATCTAG